A single genomic interval of Burkholderia sp. HI2500 harbors:
- a CDS encoding LysR family transcriptional regulator translates to MEDIDLNLVTALDVLLSEGSVTGAARRLGLSTSAMSRTLTRLRMATADPLLVRAGRKLVPTPHAAALRDRVHAIASDARAVLRPATADVDMATHASTFTVRAAASFMEMLSGPVVAALGEIAPQVRIRFVPKPDRDPQALRDGTVDLEIGKRGDDAPELHTRMLFHDWHVAVARAGHPLFASGRITPARYAACRHVIASQLGDFGGPADDSTNKAGSNHSVQVVVPGYPDAMRVAASTDLIALLPRSSLGNAFSPGLTEALGLRSFEIPVRLPEILVSALWHPRMHGDPVHRRLRDAVIAVCQRAYPDGRAPRPPARRTGTRAAG, encoded by the coding sequence ATGGAAGACATCGACCTGAACCTCGTCACCGCGCTCGACGTGCTGCTGTCGGAAGGCAGCGTGACCGGCGCCGCGCGCCGGCTTGGCCTGAGCACATCGGCAATGAGCCGCACGCTCACGCGGCTGCGGATGGCCACCGCCGATCCGTTGCTCGTGCGCGCCGGGCGCAAGCTCGTGCCGACACCGCACGCCGCCGCGTTGCGCGACCGCGTGCATGCGATCGCCAGCGATGCGCGCGCGGTGCTGCGGCCGGCGACGGCCGACGTGGACATGGCGACGCACGCCTCCACGTTCACCGTCCGCGCGGCCGCCTCGTTCATGGAAATGCTGTCCGGCCCGGTGGTCGCCGCACTCGGCGAAATCGCGCCGCAGGTGCGCATCCGCTTCGTCCCGAAGCCCGACCGCGATCCGCAAGCGTTGCGCGACGGCACCGTCGACCTGGAAATCGGCAAACGCGGCGACGATGCCCCCGAGTTGCACACCCGCATGCTGTTTCACGACTGGCACGTCGCCGTGGCGCGCGCCGGGCACCCGCTGTTCGCATCGGGCCGGATCACGCCCGCGCGCTATGCGGCCTGCCGTCACGTGATCGCGTCGCAGCTGGGCGATTTCGGCGGTCCGGCTGACGACTCGACCAACAAGGCCGGCTCGAACCACTCCGTACAGGTCGTCGTACCGGGCTACCCCGATGCGATGCGGGTCGCGGCCAGCACCGACCTGATCGCGCTCCTGCCGCGCTCGAGCCTCGGCAACGCGTTCTCGCCGGGGCTCACGGAAGCCCTCGGGCTGCGCAGCTTCGAGATCCCGGTGCGCCTGCCCGAGATCCTCGTGTCCGCGCTGTGGCATCCGCGCATGCACGGCGACCCCGTGCACCGTCGCCTGCGCGATGCGGTCATCGCCGTCTGCCAGCGCGCGTATCCGGACGGCCGCGCGCCGCGCCCACCGGCACGTCGCACCGGCACGCGCGCGGCAGGCTGA
- a CDS encoding LysR family transcriptional regulator, whose amino-acid sequence MLDRLSLQLFAMMTSIIENDLRRFDLNLLLVFHALMQERHVTRAAERLFLGQPAVSGALKRLRAAFGDELFVRGRSGMEPTPRALELSRQIDALLIGLHETMRAGQPFDARNASRTFRIGVSEAIAVTLFPALLKMLSAEAPGVKLISLDTDCHRVSSMFERNEIEIALGVFNECAPWQQQRILLDWRFVCLYNPKLIRPRGESLSLREFLAYPHALTSFKGELHGFIDERLASLGKQRRVIFSNPHFATQPFIARDNPVLVTVPDYIARIWSRSLGLRISPLPFDTPMHQVSALWKTAHQGDSGLRWLIGLTEQAARMN is encoded by the coding sequence ATGCTTGACCGACTATCACTCCAATTGTTTGCGATGATGACTTCCATCATTGAGAATGATCTTCGTCGATTCGATCTCAATCTGCTGCTCGTCTTCCATGCACTCATGCAGGAGCGCCACGTCACGCGTGCGGCGGAGCGGTTGTTTCTTGGTCAGCCCGCGGTGAGCGGGGCGCTGAAACGACTCCGGGCGGCGTTTGGCGACGAGTTGTTCGTGCGCGGCCGGTCGGGCATGGAGCCGACCCCACGCGCGCTGGAGCTTTCCCGGCAGATCGACGCGCTGCTGATCGGTCTTCACGAGACCATGCGGGCGGGGCAACCGTTCGATGCCCGAAACGCCAGCCGGACCTTCCGCATCGGTGTGTCAGAAGCGATAGCGGTCACGTTGTTTCCCGCGTTGTTGAAGATGCTTTCCGCCGAGGCGCCGGGCGTGAAGCTCATCTCCCTGGATACCGACTGCCACCGCGTCTCCAGCATGTTTGAACGAAACGAGATCGAGATTGCGTTGGGGGTGTTCAACGAGTGCGCGCCATGGCAACAGCAGCGCATTCTGCTCGACTGGCGCTTTGTCTGCCTCTACAACCCGAAGCTGATCCGGCCGCGAGGCGAATCGCTGAGCTTGCGCGAGTTTCTGGCGTATCCGCATGCGCTGACTTCGTTCAAGGGCGAGCTGCATGGATTCATCGACGAGCGGCTGGCGTCGCTGGGCAAGCAACGGCGCGTGATATTTTCCAATCCTCACTTTGCGACCCAGCCTTTCATCGCGCGCGACAATCCGGTGCTGGTGACGGTGCCCGACTATATCGCCCGGATCTGGAGCCGTAGCCTGGGCTTGCGCATCAGCCCGTTGCCGTTCGATACGCCGATGCATCAGGTCAGTGCGTTGTGGAAGACCGCGCATCAGGGGGATAGCGGCCTGCGCTGGCTCATCGGATTGACGGAGCAGGCGGCCCGCATGAACTGA
- a CDS encoding nucleobase:cation symporter-2 family protein, which yields MQPASPAQPAAHGADAADSARDLVYGPNDRPAPMVAFVAALQHLLAIIVPIVTPGLLICQALGVSSRDTTLIVSMSLVISGIATFVQCKRFGPLGAGLLIVQGTSFNFVGPLIAGGSLMVKQGTPVETVMAAIFGVVIAGSFVEMGVSRILPFVKRLITPLVTGIVVLLIGLTLIKVGLISMGGGYGAMAKGTFASAENLTLSGLVLGTIILLNRVPIVWVRSTALVIALVIGYLAAAFLGRLDFTGMHQAALFQVPTPLHFGIGFSWALFVPMLIIYLVTSLEAIGDVTATSKISNEPVEGPVWMQRIKGGVLVNGANSLLAGVFNTFPSSVFAQNNGVIQITGVASRYVGIWIAGMLVVLGLFPVVAGVLQAVPEPVLGGAAMVMFGAVAASGINILAGVHLDRRALLIIAVSLALGLGVSQVPDILNSLPHALKNVLESGVATGGICALVMNWFLPEKK from the coding sequence ATGCAACCCGCCTCCCCCGCCCAACCCGCCGCCCACGGCGCCGACGCCGCAGATTCGGCCCGCGACCTCGTCTACGGCCCGAACGACCGGCCGGCGCCGATGGTCGCCTTCGTCGCCGCACTGCAGCACCTGCTGGCGATCATCGTGCCGATCGTCACGCCCGGCCTGCTGATCTGCCAGGCGCTCGGCGTGTCCAGCCGCGATACGACCCTGATCGTGTCGATGTCGCTGGTGATTTCCGGCATCGCCACCTTCGTCCAGTGCAAGCGCTTCGGCCCGCTGGGCGCCGGCCTGCTGATCGTCCAGGGCACGAGCTTCAACTTCGTCGGCCCGCTGATCGCCGGCGGCAGCCTGATGGTCAAGCAAGGCACGCCGGTCGAGACCGTGATGGCCGCGATCTTCGGCGTCGTGATTGCCGGGTCGTTCGTCGAGATGGGCGTGTCGCGCATCCTGCCGTTCGTGAAGCGCCTGATCACGCCGCTCGTCACCGGCATCGTCGTGCTGCTGATCGGCCTCACGCTGATCAAGGTCGGCCTGATCAGCATGGGCGGCGGCTACGGCGCGATGGCCAAGGGCACCTTCGCGAGCGCGGAGAACCTGACGCTGTCCGGCCTCGTGCTCGGCACGATCATCCTGCTGAACCGCGTGCCGATCGTGTGGGTGCGCAGCACCGCGCTCGTCATCGCACTCGTGATCGGCTATCTCGCGGCCGCGTTCCTCGGCCGCCTCGATTTCACCGGCATGCACCAGGCCGCGCTGTTCCAGGTCCCGACGCCGCTGCACTTCGGCATCGGCTTCTCGTGGGCGCTGTTCGTGCCGATGCTGATCATCTACCTCGTCACGTCGCTCGAGGCGATCGGCGACGTCACGGCCACCAGCAAGATCTCGAACGAGCCGGTCGAAGGCCCGGTGTGGATGCAACGGATCAAGGGCGGCGTGCTCGTGAACGGCGCGAACTCGCTGCTGGCCGGCGTGTTCAACACGTTCCCGAGCTCGGTGTTCGCGCAGAACAACGGCGTGATCCAGATCACCGGCGTCGCCAGCCGCTACGTCGGCATCTGGATCGCGGGGATGCTCGTGGTGCTCGGCCTGTTCCCGGTCGTCGCCGGCGTGCTGCAGGCCGTGCCGGAGCCCGTGCTCGGCGGCGCGGCGATGGTGATGTTCGGCGCGGTGGCCGCATCGGGCATCAACATCCTCGCCGGCGTCCATCTCGATCGTCGCGCACTGCTGATCATCGCGGTGTCGCTCGCGCTCGGCCTCGGCGTGTCGCAAGTGCCGGACATCCTCAACAGCCTGCCGCACGCGCTGAAGAACGTGCTGGAATCGGGCGTGGCAACGGGCGGCATCTGCGCGCTCGTGATGAACTGGTTCCTGCCGGAAAAGAAGTAA
- a CDS encoding LysR family transcriptional regulator produces the protein MDSLRSMRVFVRAIELGNFSAVAREEGTGQPTISKIVAAFEKELGVRLLERSTTSLAPTDEGRRFYDRCKRVIDEYASAVAEVRGQTVRPVGKLVVNAPLGLGELRLNALVLEFLAAWPEIEVELQLTDRVIDLVEEGVDVAIRLGQLLPPDAVARHIASSPRLLVATPAYVARAPKLRRPDDLAKHEYVGYARADIGNELAFARGDEQVVVPVRGRYRVNSSMALRECFLAGNAVGSGPAWLVQDLIDSGQLVRLLPKWDMVPPHALHLVYASRRYLPLRTRTFLQFMEQRIPELPGFHAITAPTRTPTAPAPRRAR, from the coding sequence ATGGATTCGCTGCGATCCATGCGCGTGTTCGTCCGCGCGATCGAGCTCGGCAATTTCTCGGCGGTCGCGCGGGAGGAAGGTACCGGCCAGCCGACGATCAGCAAGATCGTCGCCGCATTCGAGAAGGAACTGGGCGTTCGCCTGCTCGAACGCTCGACCACGAGCCTCGCGCCCACCGACGAAGGCCGCCGGTTCTACGATCGCTGCAAGCGCGTGATCGACGAATACGCGAGCGCGGTGGCCGAGGTGCGCGGGCAAACGGTGCGGCCGGTCGGCAAGCTGGTCGTCAATGCGCCGCTGGGGCTGGGCGAGCTGAGACTGAACGCGCTCGTGCTCGAATTCCTCGCCGCGTGGCCGGAGATCGAGGTCGAGCTCCAATTGACCGACCGCGTGATCGACCTCGTCGAAGAAGGCGTCGATGTCGCCATTCGCCTCGGCCAGCTGCTGCCGCCGGATGCCGTGGCGCGCCACATCGCGTCGTCGCCGCGCCTGCTGGTCGCCACGCCGGCGTACGTGGCGCGGGCGCCGAAGCTCCGCCGGCCGGACGACCTCGCGAAGCACGAGTATGTCGGCTACGCGCGCGCGGACATCGGCAACGAACTGGCCTTCGCGCGCGGCGACGAGCAAGTCGTCGTTCCGGTGCGCGGCCGGTATCGCGTGAACAGTTCGATGGCGCTGCGGGAATGCTTCCTGGCCGGGAACGCGGTGGGCAGCGGGCCGGCGTGGCTCGTTCAGGACCTGATCGACAGCGGCCAGCTCGTCCGGTTGCTGCCGAAGTGGGACATGGTGCCGCCGCATGCGCTGCACCTCGTCTATGCGTCGCGCCGGTATCTGCCGCTGCGAACCCGCACGTTCCTGCAGTTCATGGAGCAGCGGATTCCCGAGCTGCCCGGGTTCCATGCGATCACCGCCCCGACCCGCACCCCGACCGCGCCCGCACCGCGGCGGGCCCGCTAG
- a CDS encoding SDR family oxidoreductase — MNEATQSSALDGAHVVVFGGSSGIGLEAAAAAKAKGASVTLVGRARAKLESAAQAIGGARVAVADIADRHAVQAVFDTITRVDHLVVTAGRFIAGKLNETDPDLLLAAWQERIAGPVYAIRAALPLMSATGSIVLTGGQLSDRPAAQGTSVIAAAVRGVEALAQSLALELKPIRVNVVAPGFVETPLYDAFGPEARDAILAGAAAALPGGRVGRADEVGEAIAFLLGNGFMNGEILHIDGGGRLV, encoded by the coding sequence ATGAACGAGGCAACGCAATCTTCGGCACTGGACGGTGCGCACGTCGTGGTATTCGGCGGGAGTTCCGGAATCGGCCTCGAGGCCGCGGCCGCCGCGAAGGCAAAAGGCGCCAGTGTCACGCTGGTCGGCCGGGCCCGCGCGAAACTCGAATCCGCCGCACAGGCGATCGGCGGCGCGCGCGTCGCGGTGGCCGACATCGCGGACCGCCATGCCGTGCAGGCCGTATTCGACACGATCACGCGCGTCGATCACCTGGTCGTCACGGCCGGCCGGTTCATTGCCGGCAAGCTGAACGAGACCGATCCCGATCTCCTGCTCGCCGCGTGGCAGGAGCGTATCGCCGGGCCGGTCTACGCGATCCGCGCTGCGTTGCCGCTGATGTCCGCGACCGGCTCGATCGTGCTGACCGGCGGGCAACTGTCGGATCGTCCGGCCGCGCAGGGCACGTCGGTCATTGCCGCCGCCGTGCGCGGGGTCGAGGCGCTGGCGCAGTCGCTCGCGCTGGAACTGAAGCCGATTCGTGTGAACGTCGTCGCGCCCGGCTTCGTCGAGACGCCGCTTTACGACGCGTTCGGTCCGGAAGCGCGCGATGCGATCCTCGCGGGCGCGGCGGCGGCATTGCCCGGCGGCCGCGTCGGGCGCGCCGATGAAGTGGGGGAAGCGATCGCGTTCCTGCTGGGCAACGGCTTCATGAATGGCGAGATCCTGCACATCGATGGTGGCGGGCGGCTGGTCTGA
- a CDS encoding SDR family oxidoreductase → MQSTESNRNVPALLLVAASRGLGLAMAEAFLDKGWRVTGTVRAGSGRTKLHELADRFDGRLDIETLDICEPVQLAALRERLAGRRFDMLFVNAGTTNEPTETIGEVTTDEFVRVMITNALAPMRVIETLQDLVTDDGLIGAMSSGQGSVANNVSGMREVYRGSKAALNQFMRSFAVRQADTRRAMVLMAPGWVRTELGGPDARLTIEESVPSLVDVLIAKRVRPGLEYLDYLGRTVPW, encoded by the coding sequence ATGCAATCCACTGAATCGAACCGAAACGTCCCTGCGCTCCTGCTCGTCGCGGCCTCGCGCGGCCTCGGGCTCGCGATGGCGGAGGCGTTCCTGGACAAAGGCTGGCGCGTAACGGGCACCGTGCGCGCAGGATCGGGACGCACGAAGCTGCACGAACTCGCCGACAGGTTCGACGGCCGGCTCGACATCGAGACGCTCGACATTTGCGAACCGGTGCAACTGGCCGCGCTGCGCGAGCGGCTGGCGGGCCGGCGCTTCGACATGCTGTTCGTGAACGCGGGCACGACGAACGAGCCCACCGAAACGATCGGCGAAGTGACGACCGACGAGTTCGTGCGCGTGATGATCACGAATGCGCTGGCGCCGATGCGTGTGATCGAGACGCTGCAGGATCTCGTGACCGACGATGGCCTGATCGGTGCGATGTCGTCGGGGCAGGGCAGCGTCGCGAACAACGTCAGCGGGATGCGCGAGGTCTATCGCGGCAGCAAGGCCGCACTGAACCAGTTCATGCGCAGCTTCGCGGTGCGCCAGGCCGATACGCGGCGTGCGATGGTGCTGATGGCGCCCGGCTGGGTCCGCACGGAACTCGGTGGGCCGGATGCGCGCCTGACGATCGAGGAAAGCGTGCCGAGTCTCGTCGACGTGCTGATCGCAAAGCGCGTGCGCCCGGGGCTCGAGTATCTCGACTATCTGGGGCGGACGGTGCCGTGGTGA
- a CDS encoding MFS transporter — MQTIAVKLHGIEDVISFLDTRPGIAGRAGLVWWLSLGGLFLDAFSNSALSAGLGPMTHELHLSAAQVAWMTSFASWVAIAFNPIGGWMADRWGRVRPLIAAKLLSVIGALLVVFAPDFNTILAGRFFVGMAYGIDFAIAMAMLAEFTPGRLKSRLNTWQGMWYTAVCLNLLLALLFHAWQVGDSIWRYSVAATAVFGAAILALQCAFLVESPIWLARKERLDDAARAMTRIYGQAFVAAPAHERTPIVNPATRGFANVLLIFRGVYLPRTILAATVQIGQSIEYFAIGWYLPLISAALFGKDFVYATLGALVFNLFGIVGGFSSSTVGRRVGLRRASAIGFAAVCAMLVVLGLFHARMPLWLSVVVPSLFILFHSAGPGANGKSLSSLSFRGELRAGANGIVGALGSIGAALGLLVFPLFRARYGLEHTFLILAIVPCVASAICFAIRWDPTRTTINPDNEPDAPHFGDDARVTSAYLNPAIEKTPR; from the coding sequence GTGCAAACGATCGCGGTCAAGCTTCATGGCATTGAAGACGTCATCTCCTTTCTCGACACGCGCCCCGGTATCGCGGGCAGGGCGGGACTCGTCTGGTGGCTGTCGCTCGGCGGGCTGTTTCTCGACGCATTTTCCAACTCGGCATTGAGCGCCGGCCTCGGGCCGATGACGCACGAATTGCATCTGTCGGCCGCGCAGGTCGCGTGGATGACGTCGTTTGCGTCGTGGGTCGCGATCGCGTTCAACCCGATCGGCGGCTGGATGGCCGACCGGTGGGGGCGCGTGCGGCCACTGATCGCCGCGAAGCTGCTGTCGGTGATCGGTGCGCTGCTGGTGGTATTCGCACCGGATTTCAACACGATTCTCGCTGGCCGCTTCTTCGTCGGGATGGCGTACGGGATCGATTTCGCGATCGCGATGGCGATGCTCGCGGAATTCACGCCGGGCCGCCTGAAGAGCCGGCTCAATACGTGGCAGGGCATGTGGTACACGGCCGTCTGCCTGAACCTGCTGCTCGCGCTGCTGTTTCACGCATGGCAGGTCGGCGATTCGATCTGGCGTTACTCGGTGGCGGCCACCGCGGTGTTCGGCGCCGCGATCCTCGCGCTGCAATGCGCATTCCTCGTCGAAAGCCCGATCTGGCTCGCGCGCAAGGAGCGTCTCGACGACGCGGCCCGCGCGATGACGCGCATCTACGGGCAGGCATTCGTTGCCGCGCCCGCGCATGAACGCACGCCGATCGTCAATCCGGCGACGCGCGGCTTCGCGAACGTGCTGCTGATCTTTCGCGGTGTCTACCTGCCACGCACGATCCTGGCCGCGACCGTCCAGATCGGTCAATCGATCGAGTATTTCGCGATCGGCTGGTATTTGCCGCTGATCAGTGCCGCGCTGTTCGGCAAGGACTTCGTCTACGCGACGCTCGGCGCGCTCGTGTTCAACCTGTTCGGGATCGTCGGCGGCTTTTCGTCGTCGACGGTCGGCCGCCGGGTCGGCCTGCGCCGCGCGTCCGCGATCGGCTTCGCGGCGGTGTGCGCGATGCTGGTCGTGCTCGGGCTGTTCCATGCGCGCATGCCGCTGTGGCTGTCGGTGGTCGTGCCGTCGCTGTTCATCCTGTTCCACTCGGCCGGCCCCGGCGCGAACGGCAAGAGCCTGTCGTCGCTGTCGTTTCGCGGCGAGCTGCGCGCGGGTGCGAACGGCATCGTCGGCGCGCTCGGCTCGATCGGCGCGGCGCTCGGCCTGCTGGTCTTCCCGCTGTTTCGTGCGCGCTACGGCCTCGAACACACGTTCCTGATTCTGGCGATCGTGCCGTGCGTCGCGAGTGCGATCTGCTTTGCGATCCGCTGGGATCCGACGCGCACGACGATCAATCCCGACAACGAACCCGACGCGCCGCACTTCGGCGACGATGCACGCGTCACGTCGGCCTACCTGAACCCCGCCATCGAGAAAACGCCGCGATGA
- a CDS encoding SDR family oxidoreductase, producing MHNDTGRVVVLGGSSGIGLATVRRLAGAGYDVIATGRDADKLQAATASIDGSVRIDAFDGAQREQLERFFASAGSIDHLVIALSGGDGAGPFRELDLGSLRRGFDAKFWPHVQAAQAALPTLRSGGSITFVTAISARVANPGTSGLAAINAAIEAMVPVLARELAPTRVNAVSPGVVKTPWWNGLPDGARRAFFEQHASALPVGRIGEPDDVAQAIAFLIGNGYTTGSVIECDGGLHLL from the coding sequence ATGCACAACGACACTGGCAGGGTGGTGGTACTGGGCGGCTCGTCCGGCATCGGCCTCGCGACCGTCCGGCGACTGGCCGGCGCCGGCTACGACGTGATCGCCACGGGACGCGATGCGGACAAGTTGCAGGCCGCGACGGCATCGATCGACGGATCGGTGCGTATCGACGCGTTTGACGGGGCACAGCGCGAGCAATTGGAGCGCTTCTTCGCGAGCGCCGGGAGCATCGACCACCTGGTGATCGCATTGAGTGGCGGCGACGGAGCCGGCCCTTTCAGGGAACTCGATCTGGGCAGCCTGCGGCGCGGCTTCGACGCGAAGTTCTGGCCACATGTCCAGGCGGCGCAGGCGGCCCTGCCGACCTTGCGCAGCGGGGGCAGCATCACCTTCGTCACCGCCATTTCCGCGCGCGTCGCCAACCCGGGTACCAGCGGCCTGGCCGCGATCAATGCCGCCATCGAGGCAATGGTGCCGGTACTGGCCCGCGAACTGGCGCCAACCCGGGTCAACGCGGTCTCGCCCGGCGTGGTGAAGACGCCGTGGTGGAACGGCCTACCCGACGGCGCCCGGCGAGCCTTCTTCGAGCAACACGCAAGCGCATTGCCCGTGGGACGCATCGGCGAGCCCGACGACGTCGCGCAGGCCATCGCCTTCCTGATCGGAAATGGCTACACCACGGGCAGCGTCATCGAGTGCGACGGCGGCCTGCATCTCCTGTGA
- a CDS encoding FGGY family carbohydrate kinase, whose product MTDSRNVILAIDEGTSGTRAALVDASGHVSCLEYLPLSVDSPRPGVVEQDANAILDKTLTVCRATLAQAQRLGVRVVALALATQRATAVLWDTRTGRALVPAMVWQDTRHAAELDRLAADWDRVLVPQVGRPAGVRSPYLWAVHQMRTSQAVADAHRAGCLAFGTIDTWLLWHLSDARECVTTPTNATSASAYLLGEHRYFESWLDALGFPYALLPALREDADAFGRTREDLLGIDVPILACAGDQFAGAVGLGCVERGQAMCVHGTGSFVDLLTGTARPDAGSHAQPGHAHDGTLAMTARRHGGVSHYSLETFVATTGSALRWVCEKLRWFDDPAQISALAGTVQSARGVTFVPALTGLRVPRMEPNARALLSGISIATTQAEVAYAVLEGIAHSVASCMEANQAVARADVSELIVGGGLAGSDTLLQIQADVSGVPVRRMREGDRASLRGAAFLAGASGLLWDSLDAARATLVTDAVFEPSIDADSRQRRRAAWHARIASELAHAADFAHA is encoded by the coding sequence ATGACCGATTCCCGAAACGTCATTCTCGCCATCGACGAAGGCACGTCCGGCACACGTGCCGCGCTTGTCGACGCGAGTGGGCACGTGTCGTGCCTTGAATACCTGCCGCTGTCGGTCGACAGCCCGCGGCCGGGCGTCGTCGAACAGGATGCGAATGCCATCCTCGACAAGACGCTCACGGTCTGCCGCGCCACGCTCGCGCAAGCGCAGCGACTGGGCGTACGCGTCGTCGCGCTGGCGCTCGCGACGCAGCGCGCGACGGCCGTGCTGTGGGATACGCGGACCGGCCGCGCGCTCGTGCCCGCGATGGTCTGGCAGGACACGCGTCATGCCGCCGAGCTCGACCGTCTCGCGGCCGACTGGGATCGCGTGCTCGTGCCGCAGGTCGGCCGGCCGGCAGGCGTGCGTTCGCCGTATCTGTGGGCCGTGCACCAGATGCGTACGTCGCAGGCCGTTGCCGATGCGCATCGCGCCGGCTGTCTCGCGTTCGGCACGATCGATACGTGGCTGCTGTGGCACCTGTCGGATGCGCGCGAGTGCGTGACGACACCGACCAACGCCACCTCCGCCAGCGCGTACCTGCTCGGCGAGCATCGCTATTTCGAATCGTGGCTCGACGCGCTGGGCTTTCCGTACGCGTTGTTGCCCGCGCTGCGCGAGGATGCCGACGCGTTCGGCCGTACGCGCGAAGACCTGCTCGGTATCGACGTGCCGATCCTCGCGTGTGCGGGCGACCAGTTCGCGGGCGCCGTCGGTCTCGGCTGCGTCGAGCGCGGCCAGGCGATGTGCGTGCACGGCACCGGCAGCTTCGTCGACTTGCTGACCGGCACGGCGCGCCCGGACGCCGGATCGCACGCGCAACCCGGTCACGCGCACGACGGCACGCTGGCGATGACGGCGCGGCGGCATGGCGGCGTGTCGCATTACTCGCTCGAAACCTTCGTCGCGACGACCGGCTCGGCGTTGCGCTGGGTCTGCGAAAAACTGCGCTGGTTCGACGATCCCGCGCAGATCAGCGCGCTGGCCGGCACGGTGCAATCGGCGCGCGGCGTGACGTTCGTGCCGGCGCTCACCGGCCTGCGCGTGCCGCGGATGGAGCCGAACGCGCGTGCACTGCTGTCGGGCATCTCGATCGCGACGACGCAGGCCGAGGTGGCGTACGCAGTGCTCGAAGGCATCGCGCATTCGGTCGCGTCGTGCATGGAGGCCAACCAGGCCGTCGCGCGGGCCGACGTCTCGGAGCTGATCGTCGGCGGCGGCCTCGCGGGCAGCGACACGCTGCTGCAGATCCAGGCCGACGTGAGCGGTGTACCCGTGCGGCGGATGCGCGAAGGCGATCGCGCGAGCCTGCGCGGCGCGGCGTTTCTCGCGGGTGCGTCGGGGCTGCTGTGGGATTCGCTCGACGCGGCCCGCGCGACGCTCGTCACCGACGCCGTTTTCGAACCCTCGATCGACGCGGACAGCCGGCAGCGCCGGCGCGCGGCCTGGCATGCGCGGATCGCATCCGAGCTCGCGCATGCGGCCGATTTCGCTCATGCGTGA